A window of Clostridium taeniosporum genomic DNA:
GACGATATGACTGTATTAGTTTCTAAAGTATATGCTGTTTAGTTATAAAAACTGCTGTATATTAAAAATACAGCAGTTTTTATTAATTATAGTGTTCTTTTACTACTATAAATATTTACATTTAAAATGAATATAAGGTATTATAATAGAAAGTCGTATAAAAAATAGGAAGTGTTAATTTTGAATAAAAAAGTATTATCTTATATTATTGATAATAATCTTATAAAATCAGGTGATAAAATATTAGTGGCTTTTTCAGGAGGACCTGATTCTTTATGTTTATTAAATATATTACAAGAATTAAAAAATGAACTTAATATAGAAATTGGAGCAGCTCACTTGAATCATCTTTTAAGAGGTGAAGATGCGTTTAAAGATGAAGAATTTGTAATTAATATATGCAAAGAAAAAAATATTCCTTGCTATGTAAAAAGAGTTGATATAAATAAGTATTCAAAAGAGAATAAATTATCTTCAGAATTAGCAGGAAGAAATGTTAGATATGATTTTTTTGATGAAATACTTAAAAAAGAGGGCTTTAATAAAATAGCAACTGCACATAATGCTAATGATCAAGCCGAAACTATAATTTTTAGATTGATGAGAGGAACTGGGCTTGAAGGATTAAGTGGAATAAAAGTTTCTAGAGATAATAAAATTATTAGACCTATATTATGTTTAAGTAGAAGAGAAGTTGAGAAATATATAGAAGAAAAAGATTTAAATCCTAGAATAGATAAGACTAATTTTGAAAAAATTTATAATAGAAATAAAATAAGATTAGATATAATTCCATATATTCAAGACAATTTTAATAAAGATATAGTTAAAACCTTAAATAGAATGTCGTTATTAATACAAAAAGATAATGCTTTTATTGAGAGATTTTCTATTAAAGTTTATAATGAATATTGTAAAAAAGATAATGATAGTAAAATCTTCATATTAGATAAAAAATTATTTAAAGAAGATGAGGCTATAGTGACACGAGTTATAAGAAACGCTCTTACTGATTATTCTCAATCTCATTATGATTTTGAAATGAAACATATATATGATATTTTAGAATTATCTAAGAAAGAAACAGGAAAAATTATAGATCTTCCAAAGAATATATCTGTAGAGAATATATATGGAGATATAAAAATAAGC
This region includes:
- the tilS gene encoding tRNA lysidine(34) synthetase TilS encodes the protein MNKKVLSYIIDNNLIKSGDKILVAFSGGPDSLCLLNILQELKNELNIEIGAAHLNHLLRGEDAFKDEEFVINICKEKNIPCYVKRVDINKYSKENKLSSELAGRNVRYDFFDEILKKEGFNKIATAHNANDQAETIIFRLMRGTGLEGLSGIKVSRDNKIIRPILCLSRREVEKYIEEKDLNPRIDKTNFEKIYNRNKIRLDIIPYIQDNFNKDIVKTLNRMSLLIQKDNAFIERFSIKVYNEYCKKDNDSKIFILDKKLFKEDEAIVTRVIRNALTDYSQSHYDFEMKHIYDILELSKKETGKIIDLPKNISVENIYGDIKISSRSKENIIYDKREIAINKKEIGKEKINFSNYEFIMSILNNQSNKSLNLKESNLVKYFDLDKIRENVLFRTRKNGDKIIPLGMRGQKKLKDIFINMKIPKESRDLIPLICFDDEIAWIVGLKISDSFKVTNNSKNILKIVAKRKE